A DNA window from Hordeum vulgare subsp. vulgare chromosome 1H, MorexV3_pseudomolecules_assembly, whole genome shotgun sequence contains the following coding sequences:
- the LOC123442173 gene encoding isoamylase 2, chloroplastic produces MASLLAPPASTRVVPPPPAPPRRPAVVARAARSRYRFRTDDDAVVDVAVAAAEGGGYTVGVEVPPLPGARRRDGGLALRPAGSGEAVPLAPPGDGACPAAELSFQASRAPFCLSFLLTDDEGAEIRTHRGTAFRVPVGVGPGSPAPLGLSLSEAGAANFALYNRGAEGVLLCLYGRGGGGGEPALEIELDPFVNRTGNVWHVSLESVEGYFSYGFRCGLFDADHPLLDPYAKLIGDFVAADPVHVKEGTVPSSVSCLGSLANPPSYNWGRDKRPCLPLENLVVYRANVALFTKDKSSGLPNNVAGTFSGMAAKIHHFRSLGVNAVLLEPVFPFDQVKGPYFPYHFFSPMNSYSAEGCSASAITAMKDMVKAMHRNGIEVLLEVVFTHTAEGQADGQMISISGIDKSSYYIADEIAGCKSGILNCNSPVTERLILDSLRHWVVDFHVDGFCFINAPFLVRGSRGEYLSRPPLLESIAFDPVLSKTKIIADPWSPLGISNVQFPFPHWKRWAEMNTRFSIDVRNFLKGEALIGDLATRLCGSGDLFSNRGPAFSFNYVSRNSGLSLVDLVSFSNGDLASESSWNCGEEGPSENSAVLQTRLRQIRNFIFILFVSLGIPVLNMGDECGHSSAGSTSYKDRVPLKWKALKTSFVKEVTGFISFLAALRSRRGDVFQRREFLKLENISWHGNNLSEPRWEDPTSKFLCMHIIAENDGNTPELTKGDLYICFNASEEPASATLPAPAEGSVWLRLVDTSLTFPSFFTTESNLEVQQVLGYSSYEVKAHSCVLFESKRDLPQFLG; encoded by the coding sequence ATGGCCTCCCTCCTCGCGCCGCCCGCCTCCACGCGCGTCGTCCCGCCGCCACCCGCGCCTCCCCGGCGGCCGGCCGTAGTCGCCCGCGCCGCGCGCTCGCGCTACCGCTTCCGCACCGACGACGACGCCGTCGTGGACGTGGCCGTCGCCGCGGCGGAGGGCGGCGGGTACACGGTCGGCGTCGAGGTCCCGCCCCTCCCGGGCGCGCGCCGGCGGGACGGCGGGCTGGCGCTCCGCCCCGCGGGCTCCGGCGAGGCCGTCCCGCTGGCGCCGCCCGGCGACGGCGCCTGCCCCGCGGCCGAGCTCTCCTTCCAGGCGTCCCGAGCCCCGTTCTGCCTCTCGTTCCTGCTGACGGACGACGAGGGGGCCGAGATACGGACCCACCGCGGGACGGCCTTCCGCGTGCCGGTCGGCGTCGGGCCGGGCAGCCccgcgccgctcggcctgtccctgTCGGAGGCCGGGGCCGCCAACTTCGCCTTGTACAACAGGGGCGCCGAGGGCGTGCTGCTTTGCCTTTacggccgcggcggcggcggcggtgagccCGCTCTTGAGATCGAGCTCGATCCCTTCGTCAACCGGACGGGCAACGTCTGGCACGTCTCACTGGAGAGCGTGGAGGGGTACTTCAGCTACGGCTTCCGGTGCGGGCTGTTCGACGCGGACCACCCACTGTTGGATCCGTATGCCAAGCTGATCGGCGACTTCGTTGCTGCGGATCCTGTTCATGTGAAGGAGGGCACTGTTCCGTCGTCCGTGAGTTGCCTCGGATCGTTGGCGAATCCACCGAGCTACAACTGGGGCAGGGACAAGCGCCCATGCTTGCCATTGGAGAATCTCGTGGTGTACCGGGCAAATGTGGCTCTCTTCACCAAGGATAAGTCGAGTGGGCTGCCGAACAATGTCGCCGGTACTTTCTCCGGGATGGCTGCAAAGATACACCACTTCAGGAGTCTCGGTGTCAATGCCGTTTTGCTGGAACCAGTGTTCCCGTTCGATCAGGTGAAGGGACCTTACTTCCCATACCATTTCTTTTCACCTATGAACTCGTACAGCGCTGAAGGTTGCAGTGCTTCAGCTATCACGGCTATGAAGGATATGGTCAAGGCAATGCACAGAAATGGAATAGAGGTCCTCTTGGAGGTTGTTTTCACACATACTGCTGAAGGACAAGCAGATGGTCAGATGATATCGATCAGTGGCATTGACAAATCCTCGTATTACATTGCTGATGAGATTGCTGGATGCAAATCGGGTATACTGAATTGCAATTCTCCAGTGACCGAGAGGCTGATATTGGACAGCCTCCGCCATTGGGTGGTTGATTTCCATGTTGATGGGTTTTGCTTCATCAATGCCCCTTTCCTTGTCAGGGGCtcacgtggtgaatatctgtctcGACCGCCCCTTCTTGAATCTATAGCTTTTGATCCAGTTCTTTCCAAGACAAAGATCATCGCTGATCCTTGGTCTCCACTCGGCATATCTAACGTGCAATTTCCATTCCCTCACTGGAAAAGATGGGCTGAGATGAACACAAGGTTCTCAATTGATGTGCGCAATTTTTTGAAAGGAGAAGCTCTTATTGGCGATCTTGCTACGCGTCTGTGTGGTAGCGGAGACCTATTTTCCAACAGGGGACCGGCATTTTCTTTCAATTATGTATCCAGGAATTCAGGGCTTAGTCTTGTTGATTTGGTGAGTTTTAGCAATGGGGATCTTGCTTCTGAGTCTAGCTGGAATTGTGGTGAAGAAGGACCATCCGAGAACAGTGCAGTCCTTCAGACAAGGCTAAGGCAGATAAGGAATTTCATATTTATTCTCTTCGTTTCACTTGGAATTCCTGTCCTGAACATGGGAGATGAATGCGGGCACTCCTCTGCTGGTTCAACATCGTACAAGGATAGAGTTCCTCTAAAATGGAAGGCCTTGAAGACCAGTTTTGTCAAGGAAGTTACTGGATTCATTTCATTTCTAGCTGCACTCAGAAGTCGGCGAGGCGACGTTTTTCAAAGAAGAGAATTCCTCAAACTAGAAAACATAAGTTGGCACGGGAACAATCTATCTGAACCACGATGGGAGGATCCTACTAGCAAGTTTCTTTGCATGCACATAATCGCAGAAAATGATGGGAATACACCAGAGTTAACCAAAGGTGACTTGTACATATGTTTCAATGCAAGTGAGGAACCAGCAAGTGCTACATTACCTGCTCCTGCAGAAGGATCTGTGTGGTTACGTTTGGTTGATACATCACTTACGTTTCCAAGTTTCTTTACAACCGAGTCTAATCTGGAAGTACAACAAGTGCTAGGATATTCATCTTATGAAGTAAAAGCGCACAGTTGTGTTTTATTTGAATCGAAGAGGGATCTTCCCCAGTTTCTCGGATAA